Proteins from one Cellulosilyticum lentocellum DSM 5427 genomic window:
- a CDS encoding restriction endonuclease: MKYIFNGLIMLFSFYIALLIFKGEANTLTYFTLIFIEWVLMLIGKPFLRQSTFSRLYKKGSLGDERGPYGKIHMNSIEEDLNKVEAKDFDKLIADLYQTKGYEVECIPKSEQMGINLIARRRKEVVVICTKYRTEIDADSWKEAVQGVSENMKHYKANRGIVITNSKFNNYDIKEARPKHTQLIDYHLLVPLIKEGMLINLKNG, from the coding sequence ATGAAATACATTTTTAATGGACTTATTATGCTGTTTAGTTTTTATATAGCACTTTTGATTTTTAAAGGAGAGGCTAACACTTTAACTTACTTTACTCTGATTTTCATTGAATGGGTGTTAATGCTTATAGGAAAGCCATTTCTCAGACAAAGTACATTTAGTAGGCTTTATAAGAAGGGAAGCCTCGGAGATGAAAGGGGACCTTATGGTAAGATCCATATGAATAGTATCGAAGAAGACTTAAATAAGGTAGAAGCTAAAGATTTTGACAAGCTTATAGCAGATTTATATCAAACAAAAGGGTATGAAGTAGAATGTATTCCAAAATCAGAACAAATGGGTATCAATTTAATAGCAAGGAGAAGGAAAGAAGTTGTTGTTATCTGTACTAAGTATAGGACTGAAATAGATGCTGATTCATGGAAAGAAGCCGTTCAAGGAGTTTCTGAGAATATGAAGCATTATAAAGCTAATAGAGGAATAGTTATAACAAACAGTAAGTTTAATAATTATGATATTAAGGAGGCTAGGCCGAAACATACACAATTAATAGACTATCATTTATTAGTTCCACTTATAAAAGAGGGGATGCTCATCAATCTGAAAAATGGTTAA
- a CDS encoding DUF986 family protein yields MKASSSDKEYGDLMLVVKSRAGIWYTIMLFMWFVVIMMAQEYWRTQRLAVIGLGIIVIILSLVLIRMRHRKISFFEKGIIFKGTFKQDRIHYNDIIEVKEITRKGPTTYVIVLNNGRDLHWSEQEFLKLEFAMDNYRGYMGKKEIKEVNTN; encoded by the coding sequence ATGAAAGCAAGTTCATCAGATAAAGAATATGGTGATTTAATGTTGGTTGTGAAATCAAGAGCAGGTATCTGGTATACGATTATGTTATTTATGTGGTTTGTAGTAATCATGATGGCACAGGAATATTGGCGTACGCAAAGGCTTGCAGTAATTGGATTAGGGATAATTGTAATTATTCTGTCATTAGTATTGATACGCATGAGACATAGAAAAATTAGCTTTTTTGAAAAAGGTATTATATTTAAAGGGACTTTTAAGCAAGACAGAATACACTACAATGATATTATAGAAGTCAAAGAAATAACTAGAAAAGGACCTACTACCTATGTGATTGTTTTAAATAATGGAAGAGATCTTCATTGGTCTGAGCAAGAGTTCCTAAAATTAGAATTTGCCATGGATAATTACAGAGGTTATATGGGTAAGAAAGAGATTAAAGAAGTAAATACAAATTAA
- a CDS encoding Crp/Fnr family transcriptional regulator: protein MLNENVMVFLQDNLDFWPHLSADQQSNVIAHTSIARFTKGQTMHRGDQNCMGLIMIRSGLLRVYMLSEEGKDITLFRLVPGELCLLSASCILNQITFDVHIDVEDTCELVSVSSHILSDLMTDNIYVENFIYKRLVDRFSDVMWAMEQILFMSFDKRLAIFLVDEMSKTHSTTLRLTHEQIAKYIGSAREVVTRMLKYFSNEGIVELSRGGITIINPTKLKSLL, encoded by the coding sequence ATGTTAAATGAGAATGTAATGGTATTTTTACAAGACAACCTAGACTTTTGGCCTCATTTAAGTGCAGATCAGCAAAGTAATGTTATCGCCCATACCTCTATAGCTCGTTTTACAAAAGGGCAGACCATGCATCGTGGTGATCAAAATTGTATGGGTCTTATTATGATTCGCTCAGGACTGCTTAGAGTTTATATGCTCTCAGAGGAAGGCAAAGATATTACGCTCTTTCGTCTAGTTCCTGGAGAGCTTTGTTTACTTTCTGCCTCTTGTATCTTGAACCAAATTACCTTTGATGTACACATTGATGTTGAGGACACCTGTGAACTTGTTTCTGTTTCTTCCCATATACTTTCTGACCTTATGACCGATAATATTTATGTAGAAAATTTCATTTATAAACGTTTGGTAGATCGTTTTTCAGATGTGATGTGGGCCATGGAACAAATACTTTTTATGAGTTTTGATAAACGCTTAGCCATCTTTTTAGTAGATGAAATGTCAAAGACTCATTCGACAACTCTTCGTCTTACTCATGAGCAAATAGCCAAATATATAGGTAGTGCCAGGGAAGTCGTTACGCGTATGTTAAAATATTTTTCAAACGAAGGAATTGTGGAACTTTCTAGAGGTGGTATTACTATCATTAACCCTACAAAACTTAAATCCCTTCTTTAA
- a CDS encoding immunity 51 family protein: MNFEKQIKPFWWNDSNGSFSVCLNAGDYKPEIFESREDEGCEGNGYDWEALARVFLEEKCEELLEDIEFDSEAGMFCAYSEDSEALKKFVLAFKDACEDSEFILELFSRAEID; this comes from the coding sequence ATGAATTTTGAAAAACAAATAAAACCTTTCTGGTGGAATGATTCAAATGGTAGTTTTTCTGTATGTTTAAATGCTGGAGATTATAAGCCTGAAATTTTTGAGTCTAGAGAAGATGAGGGGTGTGAAGGAAATGGATATGACTGGGAAGCTTTAGCTAGAGTTTTCCTTGAGGAGAAATGTGAGGAATTATTAGAAGATATAGAGTTTGATTCAGAAGCAGGCATGTTTTGTGCCTATAGTGAAGATTCGGAAGCTCTTAAGAAGTTTGTACTAGCATTTAAAGATGCTTGTGAAGATTCAGAATTTATTTTAGAGTTGTTTTCACGTGCTGAGATTGATTAA
- a CDS encoding DHHW family protein, with protein MKKKLPFVIGITFIFYIFTFFGLQLLAKDKTFSELENRNLSAKPSFTMASLLDGTYGKAFETYIADQFPLRNQFISTKAYSELILQKKDNNGVYIGKDDYFLQNFDAPDLDLAARNATYINELAKEFKVYVGLAPTATKVLEDKLPNYATPYDEAFYISTFYNKLSNQVTKLDFLNTLSTHKDEYIYYKTDHHWTTLGAYYAYTEFCKSADLIALTLDDFKIEDVSDAFYGTLFSKGNFSFATPDTMQLFYPKQTEALEITYEATGKTSSSLYEYSHLDTKDKYSVFLDNNHPLIKIKTSIKNGRKLLVIKDSYANSFIPFLTQHYEEIQVLDLRLMNVPVATFAKEAGISEVLLLYNVQNFSVEPKLSLLLK; from the coding sequence ATGAAGAAAAAATTACCTTTTGTAATAGGTATTACTTTTATCTTTTATATTTTTACTTTCTTTGGTTTACAACTACTAGCCAAAGATAAGACCTTCTCAGAGTTAGAAAACCGTAATTTAAGTGCTAAGCCATCTTTTACTATGGCTAGCTTATTAGATGGTACTTATGGCAAAGCTTTTGAGACTTATATAGCTGATCAATTTCCTTTAAGAAATCAATTTATTTCTACTAAAGCTTATAGTGAACTCATTTTACAAAAGAAAGATAATAATGGCGTTTATATTGGAAAAGATGATTACTTTCTTCAAAACTTTGATGCACCCGATTTAGATTTAGCAGCTAGAAATGCCACTTATATTAATGAACTTGCTAAAGAGTTTAAAGTTTATGTTGGACTTGCTCCTACTGCAACCAAAGTGCTTGAAGATAAATTGCCAAACTACGCCACCCCATATGATGAAGCATTTTATATTTCTACTTTTTATAATAAACTTTCTAATCAAGTTACTAAACTAGACTTTCTTAATACTTTAAGCACTCATAAGGATGAGTACATTTATTATAAAACAGATCATCACTGGACTACTTTAGGAGCTTATTATGCTTATACTGAATTTTGCAAATCAGCTGATTTAATTGCTTTAACTTTAGATGACTTTAAAATTGAAGATGTAAGTGATGCCTTCTATGGAACCTTATTCTCTAAAGGCAATTTCAGTTTTGCTACACCTGATACGATGCAGCTCTTTTATCCTAAACAAACTGAAGCATTGGAAATAACCTATGAAGCAACAGGAAAGACCTCTTCTAGTCTTTATGAATATTCTCATTTAGATACAAAAGATAAATATAGTGTTTTCTTAGATAACAATCACCCTTTAATTAAAATTAAAACCTCTATTAAAAATGGACGTAAGCTTCTAGTGATTAAAGATTCTTATGCAAACTCTTTTATTCCTTTTTTAACGCAGCACTACGAAGAAATTCAGGTTCTAGACTTACGATTAATGAATGTGCCTGTTGCAACTTTTGCAAAAGAAGCTGGCATATCAGAAGTTCTCTTACTTTATAATGTACAGAATTTTAGTGTAGAACCTAAGCTAAGTTTATTACTTAAATAA
- a CDS encoding MBOAT family O-acyltransferase, which produces MVFSSLLFLFIFLPVFLTVYFILPKNLRNLILFLASLMFYAWGEPVYVSIMIFSTVLDYTCGRIIDHFRAHKLIPKLGLGLSLIGNLGMLGFFKYADFFISNTNALLGTHWDLLRIALPIGISFYTFQTMSYTIDLYRGKIQVQKNIIAFGAYVSMFPQLIAGPIVTYATVEKELNHREVTFEDFGLGAMRFIEGLGKKVLIANNIGLLWDQILNTPINNLSIIGAWLGAISFGLQLYFDFSGYSDMAIGLGQMLGFRFPENFNYPYIAKSVSDFWRRWHMTLTGWFREYVYIPLGGNRVSKPRFYLNILIVWFLTGFWHGAGWNFILWGLFFAVLMIIERSFLLKYLEKLPSFISRFYLLFVVTISWVLFAHDSLEQAISYLKVMFGIGTNSFINTPSLYAITNFYVLIIIGIVFATPLMNNLKARLNEWVVFAFYVVTLFLSTAYLVDATFNPFLYFRF; this is translated from the coding sequence ATGGTATTTAGCAGTTTACTATTTTTATTTATATTTTTACCTGTTTTTTTAACAGTCTACTTTATACTCCCTAAAAATTTACGAAATCTTATATTATTTCTAGCTAGCCTCATGTTTTATGCATGGGGCGAACCTGTTTATGTGTCTATTATGATTTTTTCTACTGTGCTTGATTACACATGTGGACGCATCATTGATCACTTTAGGGCGCATAAGCTGATTCCCAAATTAGGACTTGGTCTCTCTCTTATAGGAAACTTAGGAATGCTAGGCTTCTTCAAGTATGCCGACTTTTTTATTAGTAATACTAATGCACTTTTAGGAACTCATTGGGATTTACTTCGTATTGCATTACCTATAGGTATTTCCTTTTATACCTTTCAGACCATGTCCTATACCATTGATTTATATCGGGGTAAAATTCAAGTTCAAAAAAATATAATTGCCTTTGGTGCTTATGTATCAATGTTTCCTCAGCTTATCGCCGGCCCTATCGTTACTTACGCCACCGTTGAAAAAGAACTTAATCACCGCGAAGTTACATTTGAAGATTTTGGATTAGGTGCCATGCGCTTTATCGAAGGACTTGGAAAAAAAGTACTTATTGCTAATAACATTGGTCTTTTGTGGGATCAAATACTCAATACACCTATTAATAATTTATCTATTATAGGAGCTTGGCTAGGTGCTATTAGTTTTGGACTTCAACTTTACTTTGACTTTAGTGGCTATTCTGATATGGCTATTGGACTTGGCCAAATGTTAGGTTTTCGTTTCCCTGAAAACTTTAATTATCCTTATATTGCTAAAAGTGTATCTGATTTTTGGCGAAGATGGCATATGACCTTAACCGGTTGGTTCAGAGAGTATGTGTATATTCCTTTAGGAGGAAATCGTGTAAGTAAGCCTCGTTTCTATCTCAACATTTTGATTGTATGGTTTTTAACAGGCTTTTGGCATGGTGCTGGCTGGAACTTCATCCTTTGGGGTCTTTTCTTTGCCGTGCTTATGATTATAGAGCGTAGCTTTTTACTTAAGTATTTAGAAAAATTACCTAGCTTTATCTCTAGATTTTACCTTTTATTTGTTGTAACAATAAGTTGGGTGCTTTTTGCTCATGACTCTTTGGAACAAGCCATTTCATATCTAAAGGTTATGTTTGGTATAGGTACTAACAGTTTCATTAATACCCCCTCATTATATGCTATCACCAATTTTTATGTCCTTATCATTATTGGAATCGTATTTGCAACACCACTAATGAATAATCTTAAAGCACGTCTTAATGAATGGGTTGTATTTGCATTTTATGTCGTTACTCTTTTTCTAAGTACTGCTTACTTGGTAGATGCTACTTTTAACCCGTTTTTATACTTTAGATTTTAG
- a CDS encoding DUF4358 domain-containing protein: MRKQFVMAIAALTLSTVVVGCNSKIPTSSEMNTEASSTPEEKQPTTEELTNEPESSIVLEESIIPEETIKPEVTMKPEESVTPEASTSPEATKKPETASKPQTSLKPEATVKPQTTPKPSPKPEASTKPAATPKPEVTPKPEPTPSPETTSLSASEVYSKITSDLDFSRLTDVDDTLLKDLYGIDTSLLDSYCVKMPMLSFSISEVGVFKVKDVKDVNTIVEGINKRAENVGQMLYPSLIETFEGRQIITKGNYILFAMDEAASTIASNFNSLIK; the protein is encoded by the coding sequence ATGAGAAAACAATTTGTAATGGCTATAGCCGCGCTAACACTCAGTACAGTCGTTGTAGGCTGTAATTCTAAAATACCAACTTCATCCGAGATGAATACAGAGGCTTCCTCTACCCCTGAAGAGAAGCAACCTACTACTGAAGAATTAACTAATGAACCTGAATCTAGTATTGTTCTAGAAGAAAGTATTATACCAGAAGAAACTATAAAGCCTGAAGTAACTATGAAACCCGAAGAAAGTGTAACTCCAGAAGCAAGTACTTCACCTGAGGCAACAAAAAAACCTGAGACAGCTTCCAAGCCACAAACAAGTCTAAAGCCTGAAGCGACTGTTAAACCACAAACAACACCTAAACCTTCACCAAAACCTGAAGCTAGTACTAAACCTGCAGCAACTCCAAAACCTGAAGTAACACCCAAACCAGAACCAACACCCAGCCCTGAAACAACTAGTTTAAGTGCTAGTGAAGTATATAGTAAGATTACCTCTGATCTTGATTTTTCTCGCCTAACAGATGTAGATGATACTCTATTAAAAGATCTCTATGGTATTGATACTAGCCTTCTAGACAGTTACTGCGTTAAAATGCCAATGTTAAGCTTTAGTATTTCAGAAGTTGGTGTCTTTAAGGTTAAAGATGTTAAAGATGTAAATACTATTGTTGAAGGCATTAATAAACGTGCCGAAAATGTTGGACAAATGCTCTATCCTTCTCTTATCGAAACCTTTGAAGGTAGACAAATCATCACTAAAGGAAACTACATATTATTTGCTATGGATGAGGCGGCAAGTACTATTGCTTCAAACTTTAATAGCCTTATCAAGTAA